In Egicoccus sp. AB-alg2, the following are encoded in one genomic region:
- a CDS encoding glycosyltransferase has translation MTDARERASAWPLLDGLASPEEPHDERRERLVDAARAADQRIADLERRLAEAGYRADVARFERDRLRRRRAVRLATELASAGRRPPRELASRLRAAATPRAAPPEPTPPAPVDPADEVERRVTEAADLPDPDVHVPPPVRFPHLHVLHVGAVARFASLVSLTPLDTDGWREQLAQRPVDLLLVESTGDDGKLLPPDGLGPVFAAARDAGVPTVRIHLPGGGPEPDVARADHELVEALPGHDGLPVTVDTSRLNPMGWRRQPPNPVAALATRALDAQALDRLAAIDPPVLLLHPPGLRPDGWAGRRRVVRSSEHLHQLLQRVSVLVDLPELHAEPAERLRTWQAARACGVGVVATDPELQLPGLTAVAQGEEAAAAHRFLIDDDHRERHSIVGRRDALLHADREVALREVCAAVGIPLPRAPRTTVLVATHRPEFLSRVADSIQRQAQPDVDVVLALHGEGFDTEICDRFPRCSAVIRIPEVQQLGDVLNAGLDEACGDLIAKMDDDDHYGPHHLTDLVLAQRYSGADVVGKRIEFVYLAARDVTIRRATSGVEAERDHVGGPTILATAERLRRTRFLRLPSRVDSTFYERVLADGGRIYRTHGRDVILERHGQEHAWTLDDRAFLDEAIDQRPGLDVGFAASDPDAT, from the coding sequence GTGACCGACGCGCGCGAGCGTGCCAGCGCCTGGCCGTTGCTGGACGGACTGGCGAGCCCTGAGGAACCACACGACGAGCGTCGGGAGCGGCTCGTCGACGCCGCTCGCGCAGCCGACCAGCGGATCGCCGACCTGGAACGACGCCTGGCGGAGGCCGGCTACCGCGCCGACGTGGCCCGTTTCGAACGCGACCGCCTGCGCCGCCGCCGTGCGGTCCGGCTGGCGACCGAGCTGGCGTCGGCCGGTCGGCGGCCACCGCGCGAGCTCGCCTCGAGGTTGCGGGCCGCCGCCACGCCACGGGCCGCGCCGCCCGAGCCGACGCCACCGGCACCGGTCGACCCCGCCGACGAGGTCGAGCGTCGGGTCACCGAGGCCGCCGACCTTCCCGACCCCGACGTGCACGTGCCGCCACCGGTGCGGTTCCCTCACCTGCACGTGCTGCACGTCGGCGCCGTCGCACGCTTCGCCAGCCTGGTGTCGCTGACGCCGCTCGACACCGACGGCTGGCGCGAACAGCTCGCACAGCGGCCCGTCGACCTGCTGCTGGTGGAGTCGACGGGCGACGACGGGAAGCTGCTGCCCCCGGACGGGCTGGGCCCGGTGTTCGCCGCGGCCCGTGACGCCGGTGTCCCCACCGTGCGCATCCACCTGCCCGGCGGCGGGCCGGAGCCCGACGTTGCCCGCGCCGACCACGAACTCGTCGAGGCGCTGCCGGGCCACGACGGGCTGCCGGTCACGGTCGACACCAGCCGCCTCAACCCCATGGGCTGGCGCCGTCAACCACCCAATCCGGTGGCAGCGTTGGCCACGCGGGCCCTCGACGCGCAGGCGTTGGACCGGCTCGCCGCCATCGACCCGCCGGTCCTGCTGCTGCACCCGCCGGGACTACGCCCCGACGGATGGGCCGGACGCCGCCGGGTCGTGCGCTCCAGCGAGCACCTGCACCAGCTGCTGCAGCGGGTCAGTGTCCTGGTGGACCTGCCCGAGCTGCATGCGGAGCCGGCCGAGCGGCTGCGGACCTGGCAGGCGGCCCGCGCATGCGGCGTCGGTGTCGTGGCCACCGACCCGGAGCTGCAGCTTCCGGGGCTCACGGCGGTCGCGCAGGGCGAGGAGGCCGCGGCGGCGCACCGCTTCCTGATCGACGACGACCACCGCGAGCGGCACTCGATCGTCGGTCGCCGCGACGCGCTGCTGCACGCCGACCGCGAGGTGGCACTGCGCGAGGTCTGCGCCGCGGTCGGGATCCCCCTGCCACGGGCGCCGCGGACGACGGTGCTGGTCGCCACGCACCGTCCGGAGTTCCTGTCGCGCGTCGCCGACAGCATCCAGCGGCAGGCCCAGCCGGACGTGGACGTGGTGCTCGCGCTCCACGGCGAGGGGTTCGACACGGAGATCTGCGACCGGTTCCCGCGCTGCAGCGCCGTGATCCGGATCCCGGAGGTGCAGCAGCTCGGCGACGTGCTGAACGCGGGGCTCGACGAGGCGTGCGGCGACCTGATCGCCAAGATGGACGACGACGACCACTACGGCCCGCATCACCTCACGGACCTGGTGCTGGCGCAGCGCTACAGCGGCGCGGACGTCGTCGGCAAGCGCATCGAGTTCGTGTACCTCGCCGCCCGCGACGTCACGATCCGCCGCGCGACCAGCGGGGTCGAGGCGGAGCGCGACCACGTCGGCGGGCCGACGATCCTCGCCACCGCCGAGCGGCTGCGTCGGACGCGATTCCTGCGACTGCCCAGCCGCGTGGACAGCACGTTCTACGAGCGCGTCCTGGCCGACGGCGGGCGGATCTACCGCACCCACGGCCGCGACGTCATCCTCGAGCGGCACGGCCAGGAGCACGCCTGGACGCTGGACGACCGCGCCTTCCTCGACGAAGCGATCGACCAGCGACCCGGCCTCGACGTCGGCTTCGCCGCCAGCGACCCCGACGCGACCTGA